The Oscillospiraceae bacterium sequence CGCTCGCTCCCATCCGGAGCGGGCGGGTTTCACATTGACAAAAAGGCCGCGCCTGAATCACCTCGCTTATGTCTTCACTCGATTGACATTCAGGCGATGTTTATGGTAAAATTTCACCGAAAGCAGGTGAGGGGTTGCGCGGGAAATTCGTCGCGAAAAACCAAAAAGAAACCGAATTGCTGGCGCAAAAGTTCGCCGAAGAACTGCGCGGCGGCGAGGTAATCGCCTTTTTCGGTGATCTCGGCAGCGGTAAAACCACTTTCACTTCAGCGCTTGCAAAAGCGCTCGGATGCCCCGAGACGGTCACCAGCCCGACTTTTGTAATTATGAATCGGTATTCAGGGCGGCTGGTTGTCAATCATTTTGACATGTACCGCATCAATGATTTCGATGGTCTTTATTCCACCGGTTATTTCGATGTCGCCGGTCAGCCTGATTCGGTGACGCTGATTGAATGGAGCGAAAATATTATCGATTTAATCCCGCAGCCGTTGTATAAAATCGTTGTATCGCAGGGTACGACACTCGACGAGCGGATTTTTGTGTTTATCCAATTTACAGAGGACGAAAAAGCATGAAAATTCTTGCAATCGACTCCTCCACTTCCACCGCAGCCGTCGGAATCGGCGATAACGGCAAAATATTGGTTTCAAGATTCACCAACAACGGCCTGACACATTCTCAAACTCTGATGCCGATGGTCGCTGAGTGTCTTGAGCAGTGCGGATTAACCATGAAGCAGATTGACGCGGTTGCGGTCACGGTCGGCCCTGGTTCATTCACCGGTGTACGAATCGGGATCAGCACTGCCAAAGGGCTTGCCATGGGTGCGGACATCGGTGTCATCCCGGTGTCGTCGCTTGCGGCGTTAGCCGAGAACGGAGCGGGGGAGAAAACACTGCTCTGCCCGGCCTTCGACGCCCGCTGCGGGCAGGTCTATAACGCGTTGTTCGACGATTTGAAGCGTTTGACGCCCGACCGCGCGTTAACGATTGTTCAATTGCGCGACGAACTTGCGGGAAAGCCGGTTGCATTGTCTGGCGACGGCGCAAAACTCTGTTTCGAACAAATCCCGAATGCCGTATTAGCCCCTGAAGAAAAACGTTTTATTATTGCCGACGGAATTTTAGCCGCCGCGCAAAAGGAAACACCGATTGATTTTGGAAACATCAACCCCGTCTATCTCCGCCTGTCGCAAGCGGAGCGGGAGAAGTTAAAAAATAGTTAAAGGAAGGTCATTATGATTGTCATCGCATCGGATCACGGCGGATATGAATTAAAAAATGCTATCGGAGCATGGCTCAAAGAAAACGGTTATGAATTCATCGACTGTGGTACCAACTCCGCCGAGTCGGTGGATTATCCCCTTTATGCCAAGCTGGCCGCACAGCAGATTTTATCAGGCAAATGCGAGCGGGGAATCATCTGCTGCGGAACCGGCATCGGAATCAGCATTGCGGCGAACCGTTTCAAAGGCATCCGTGCGGCGAACTGTGAGAGTGTCTGCAGCGCCGAGATGTGCCGCCGCCACAACAACGCAAACATCCTCTGTCTTGGCGGCAGGACCAACACGGTCGAGCACGCGCTTGAGATGGTCAAAGTTTTTTTAAACACCGGTTTCGATGGCGGTGAGCGCCACGAGCGCCGTATCAGGATGATGGACGAACCGACTATTTAAGAACGTTTAAATAAAAGATGCATAATTTCGAAGAAAAAAGATCGCATCTTTGCGCAGGGATTTATATGTATTATAAACTGCTTGTTTTCGACCTCGATGATACTTTACTGCGTTCCGACAAAACTATCTCCGACACAAGCGCCGATGTAATCCGGCGGTGCGCACAATCGGGCATGAAAATCGCTTACATCACCGCACGCTCGCCGCGTAAAATGGGTCTGTTTTTAGAAGACCTACCCTGTGACGCGATGGCGCTTTATAACGGAGCATTGATCTATGTCGGCGGTGAACTGATCGAAAAAAACTTGATTCCTTTTTCGGCGGGCATACTGACGATTAAAAGAGTGCTTGAACGATACCCAAAAGCCGCGTGTGGTATTTATT is a genomic window containing:
- the tsaE gene encoding tRNA (adenosine(37)-N6)-threonylcarbamoyltransferase complex ATPase subunit type 1 TsaE; translated protein: MRGKFVAKNQKETELLAQKFAEELRGGEVIAFFGDLGSGKTTFTSALAKALGCPETVTSPTFVIMNRYSGRLVVNHFDMYRINDFDGLYSTGYFDVAGQPDSVTLIEWSENIIDLIPQPLYKIVVSQGTTLDERIFVFIQFTEDEKA
- the tsaB gene encoding tRNA (adenosine(37)-N6)-threonylcarbamoyltransferase complex dimerization subunit type 1 TsaB, with protein sequence MKILAIDSSTSTAAVGIGDNGKILVSRFTNNGLTHSQTLMPMVAECLEQCGLTMKQIDAVAVTVGPGSFTGVRIGISTAKGLAMGADIGVIPVSSLAALAENGAGEKTLLCPAFDARCGQVYNALFDDLKRLTPDRALTIVQLRDELAGKPVALSGDGAKLCFEQIPNAVLAPEEKRFIIADGILAAAQKETPIDFGNINPVYLRLSQAEREKLKNS
- the rpiB gene encoding ribose 5-phosphate isomerase B; translation: MIVIASDHGGYELKNAIGAWLKENGYEFIDCGTNSAESVDYPLYAKLAAQQILSGKCERGIICCGTGIGISIAANRFKGIRAANCESVCSAEMCRRHNNANILCLGGRTNTVEHALEMVKVFLNTGFDGGERHERRIRMMDEPTI